The proteins below are encoded in one region of Ursus arctos isolate Adak ecotype North America unplaced genomic scaffold, UrsArc2.0 scaffold_24, whole genome shotgun sequence:
- the CLUH gene encoding clustered mitochondria protein homolog isoform X5 — protein MLLNGDCPESLKKEERAPELPRENGLDEAEPGEETTGQEVIVIQDTGFSVKILAPGIEPFSLQVSPQEMVQEIHQVLMDREDTCHRTCFSLHLDGNMLDHFSELRSVEGLQEGSVLRVVEEPYTVREARIHVRHVRDLLKSLDPSDAFNGVDCNSLSFLSVFTDGDLGDSGKRKKGLEMDPIDCTPPEYILPGSRERPLCPLQPQNRDWKPLQCLKVLTMSGWNPPPGNRKMHGDLMYLFVITAEDRQVSITASTRGFYLNQSTAYHFNPKPASPRFLSHSLVELLNQISPTFKKNFAVLQKKRVQRHPFERIATPFQVYSWTAPQAEHAMDCVRAEDAYTSRLGYEEHIPGQTRDWNEELQTTRELPRKNLPERLLRERAIFKVHSDFTAAATRGAMAVIDGNVMAINPSEETKMQMFIWNNIFFSLGFDVRDHYKDFGGDVAAYVAPTNDLNGVRTYNAVDVEGLYTLGTVVVDYRGYRVTAQSIIPGILERDQEQSVIYGSIDFGKTVMSHPRYLELLERTSRPLKILRHRVLNDRDEEVELCSSVECKGIIGNDGRHYILDLLRTFPPDLNFLPVPGEGLPEECTRAGFPRAHRHKLCCLRQELVDAFVEHRYLLFMKLAALQLMQQKAGRMEGPTLLENGGSLSSESKPEDPPGPEAGSEEEGGGAGGLAKVKELAETIASDDGTADPRSREVIRNACKAVGSISSTAFDVRFNPDIFSPGVRFPESCQEEVRDQKQLLKDAAAFLLSCQIPGLVKDCIEHAVLPMDGATLAEVMRQRGINMRYLGKVLDLVLRSPAREQLDHIYKIGIGELITRSAKHIFKTYLQGVELSGLSAAISHFLNCFLSSYPNPVAHLPADELISKKRNRRRRNRPPGAADNTAWAVMTPQELWKNICQEAKNYFDFSLECETVDQAVETYGLQKITLLREISLKTGIQILLKEYSFDSRHKPAFTEEDVLNIFPVVKHVNPKASDAFHFFQSGQAKVQQGFLKEGCELINEALNLFNNVYGAMHVEICACLRLLARLHYIMGDYAEALSNQQKAVLMSERVMGIEHPNTIQEYMHLALYCFASSQLSTALSLLYRARYLTLLVFGEDHPEMALLDNNIGLVLHGVMEYDLSLRFLENALAVSTKYHGPKSLKVALSHHLVARVYESKAEFRSALQHEKEGYTVYKTQLGEDHEKTRESSEYLKCLTQQAVALQRTMNEIYRNGSSANIPPLKFTAPSMASVLEQLNVINGILFIPLSQKDLENLKAEVARRQQLQEASRNREKAEEPMATEPEPAGAPEDSASQPQAAKDPSSPSLQG, from the exons ATGCTACTGAACGGGGACTGCCCAGAGAgcctaaagaaggaagaaagggctcCCGAGCTTCCCCGGGAAAATGGGCTGGATGAGGCCGAGCCAGGAGAGGAGACGACTGGACAGGAAGTCATTGTTATTCAGGACACAGGCTTTTCTGTGAAGATCCTGGCACCCGGGATTGAGCCCTTTTCTTTACAG GTGTCCCCCCAGGAGATGGTACAGGAGATCCACCAGGTACTCATGGACCGCGAAGACACATGTCACCGCACCTGCTTCTCACTGCACCTGGATGGCAACATGCTGGACCATTTCTCAGAGCTTCGCAGTGTCGAGGGGCTGCAAGAGGGCTCGGTGCTACGTGTGGTGGAAG AGCCGTACACAGTGCGTGAGGCCCGCATCCACGTGCGCCACGTCCGGGACCTGCTCAAGAGCCTGGACCCATCCGATGCCTTCAATGGGGTTGACTGTAACTCCCTGTCCTTCCTGAGCGTCTTTACTGATGGCGACCTGGGAG ACAGCGGGAAGCGGAAGAAGGGCTTGGAGATGGACCCCATTGACTGCACGCCACCTGAGTACATCCTTCCAGGGAGCCGGGAGCGGCCGTTGTGTCCCCTGCAGCCCCAGAACCGTGACTGGAAG CCCCTGCAGTGCCTGAAAGTACTCACCATGAGCGGCTGGAACCCACCCCCTGGGAACCGCAAGATGCACGGGGACCTCATGTATCTGTTTGTGATCACAGCCGAGGACCGGCAAGTCAGCATCACGGCGTCCACTCGGGGCTTTTACCTGAATCA GTCCACAGCATATCACTTCAACCCCAAGCCTGCCAGCCCCCGCTTCCTCAGCCATTCCCTGGTGGAGCTGCTCAACCAGATCAGCCCAACCTTCAAAAAAAACTTCGCCGTGCTGCAGAAGAAAAG GGTCCAGCGCCACCCCTTCGAGAGGATTGCCACCCCGTTCCAGGTGTACAGCTGGACAGCCCCCCAGGCGGAGCATGCCATGGACTGTGTGCGCGCGGAGGACGCCTACACCTCGAGGCTGGGCTACGAGGAGCACATTCCCGGACAG ACCCGGGACTGGAACGAGGAGCTGCAGACGACGAGGGAACTGCCCCGCAAGAACCTGCCTGAGCGGCTGCTTCGAGAAAGAGCTATATTCAAG GTGCACAGCGACTTCACGGCCGCGGCCACGCGGGGCGCCATGGCAGTCATCGATGGCAACGTGATGGCCATCAACCCCAGTGAGGAGACCAAGATGCAGATGTTCATCTGGAACAACATCTTCTTTAGCCTGGGCTTTGACGTTCGTGATCACTACAAGGACTTTGGTGGGGACGTGGCGGCCTACGTGGCACCCACCAATGACCTGAACGGAGTGCGCACATACAACGCGGTGGACGTGGAGGGGCTGTACACGCTGGGCACGGTGGTGGTGGATTACCGTGGCTACCGCGTCACGGCCCAGTCCATCATCCCGGGCATCCTGGAGCGGGACCAGGAGCAGAGTGTCATCTACGGCTCCATTGACTTTGGCAAGACGGTGATGTCGCACCCTCGCTACCTGGAGCTGCTGGAACGTACCAGCCGGCCTCTCAAGATCCTGAGGCACCGGGTGCTCAACGACCGCGATGAGGAGGTGGAGCTCTGCTCGTCCGTGGAGTGCAAGGGCATCATCGGCAACGACGGGCGCCACTACATCCTCGACCTGCTGCGCACCTTCCCCCCCGATCTCAACTTCCTGCCCGTGCCGGGCGAGGGGCTGCCGGAGGAGTGCACCCGCGCCGGCTTCCCCCGCGCCCACCGGCACAAGCTGTGCTGCCTGCGCCAGGAGCTCGTGGACGCCTTTGTGGAGCACAG GTACCTCCTCTTCATGAAGCTGGCTGCCCTGCAGCTCATGCAGCAGAAGGCCGGCAGGATGGAGGGCCCCACCTTGCTGGAAAACGGCGGCTCCCTGTCCTCGGAGTCCAAGCCTGAAGACCCGCCGGGACCCGAGGCAGGAAGTGAGGAGGAAGGTGGCGGTGCCGGCGGCCTGGCCAAGGTGAAGGAGCTAGCGGAGACCATCGCCTCGGACGACGGGACAG CAGACCCTCGGAGCCGGGAGGTGATCCGCAACGCATGCAAGGCAGTTGGCTCCATCAGCAGCACAGCCTTTGACGTTCGCTTCAACCCTGACATCTTCTCACCAG GGGTTCGCTTCCCAGAGTCCTGCCAGGAGGAAGTTCGGGACCAGAAGCAGCTGCTGAAAGACGCCGCCGCCTTCCTGCTCTCCTGCCAGATTCCCGGCTTG GTGAAGGACTGCATCGAGCACGCGGTGCTGCCCATGGACGGGGCCACGCTGGCCGAGGTGATGCGCCAGCGGGGCATCAACATGCGCTACCTGGGCAAGGTGCTGGACCTGGTCCTCCGCAGCCCGGCCCGAGAGCAGCTCGACCACATCTAC AAAATTGGCATCGGAGAGCTCATCACCCGGTCTGCCAAGCACATCTTCAAGACGTACTTACAG GGAGTGGAGCTCTCGGGCCTTTCGGCTGCCATCAGCCACTTTCTGAACTGCTTCCTGAGCTCCTACCCCAACCCCGTGGCCCACCTGCCCGCTGACGAGCTGATCTCCAAGAAGAGGAACAGAAGGAGGAGAAACCGGCCCCCAGGGGCAGCAGATAACACAGCCTGGGCTGTCATGACCCCCCAGGAGCTCTGGAAAAACATCTGCCAGGAGGCCAAGAATTACTTCGACTTCAGCCTCGAGTG CGAGACCGTGGACCAGGCTGTGGAGACCTACGGCCTGCAGAAGATCACACTGCTGCGGGAAATCTCCCTGAAAACCGGAATCCAG ATCCTGCTGAAGGAGTACAGCTTCGACAGCCGCCACAAACCCGCATTCACTGAGGAGGATGTGCTCAATATCTTCCCCGTGGTCAAGCACGTCAACCCGAAGGCCTCGGATGCCTTCCACTTCTTCCAGAGTGGGCAGGCCAAAGTACAGCAGG gcttcctgaaggagggcTGTGAGCTCATCAATGAGGCCCTGAACCTGTTTAACAACGTGTACGGAGCCATGCACGTGGAGATCTGCGCCTGCTTGCGCCTCCTTGCTCGTCTCCACTACATTATGGGCGACTATGCCGAG GCCCTGAGTAACCAGCAGAAGGCAGTGCTGATGAGCGAGCGAGTGATGGGCATCGAGCACCCCAACACCATCCAGGAATAT ATGCACCTGGCCCTGTACTGCTTCGCCAGCAGCCAGCTGTCCACGGCCCTGAGCCTGCTGTACCGCGCCCGCTAcctcaccctgctcgtgttcGGGGAAGACCACCCCGAGATGGCGCTGCTGGAC AACAACATCGGGCTGGTGCTGCACGGAGTGATGGAGTACGACCTATCCCTGCGCTTCCTGGAGAACGCGCTGGCCGTCAGCACCAAGTACCACGGGCCCAAATCCCTCAAGGTGGCCCTCAG CCACCACCTCGTCGCCCGGGTCTACGAGAGCAAAGCCGAGTTCCGGTCGGCCCTGCAGCACGAGAAGGAGGGCTACACCGTCTACAAGACCCAG CTGGGCGAGGACCACGAGAAGACCAGGGAGAGCTCCGAGTACCTCAAGTGCCTGACCCAGCAGGCCGTGGCCCTGCAGCGCACCATGAACGAGATCTACCGCAACGGCTCCAGCGCCAACATCCCGCCGCTCAAG TTCACAGCGCCCAGCATGGCCAGTGTCCTGGAGCAGCTCAACGTCATCAACGGCATCCTCTTCATTCCTCTCAG CCAAAAAGACTTGGAGAATCTGAAAGCCGAGGTGGCGCGGCGGCAGcagctccaggaggccagcagaaaCAGGGAGAAGGCTGAGGAACCCATGGCCACCGAGCCTGAGCCAGCAGGGGCCCCAGAGGATtcagcctcccagccccaggctgccAAGGACCCTTCTTCCCCAAGCTTGCAGGGgtag